The window TTTCTAGGAAGGAAGTTTGATAGTAATTAAACTGACGTTACGAAATGGACTTGTATGCTTTCGGTTCTGTGCTGTAGTTGTGAGGACAGAAGTGAAGCAAAGTCATCATGGAATTCTAAACATGCAAACATTGTGTTTGCAACCCTAACCACAAATAGAAGTTGGGTGTTGATAGAGAGCAGCCcagtggagaaggacttgggggtactggtggatgaagAGCTCAAAATTAGCCACCAGTGTGTGCTTGTTGCCCAGACAGCCAACtgtatcctaggctgcatcaaaagaaatgtgagcagcaggtcaagggaggtgattgacCTACTCTAATCCATTCATGAGATAccccacctggagcactgcattcagctctgggaCCTGCTGCGTAAGAATgacatggacctgctggacCTGGTCTAGAGGGGGACCGTAAGGAcaatcagaggactggagcacctctcctatgaagacaggctagGAAAGTTGAGGtggttcagcctggagaacagaaggctctagggagaccttgttgcagcctttcagtatttaaggGGATCCTATAGGAAAAACGGGGAGGGACTCTTTTGAGGAGTTTAGTGTTAGGACAAGGTATAACAAACAGTTCTAAGGTAAAAGGGTGTAAATACAGGatagatataaggaagaaattctttttgGTGAGAGCACGATGAGAGTggcgaggcactggaacagactgcccagagaattTGTTGGTGCCTCATCCTTGGAAGCGTGCAAGGCCAAGGTGGATGGGGCTTTGATCAACCTGATCCAGTGGGACATGTTCTTAACCATGGCAGGGGTTGAAACtaactagatggtctttaagatcCTTTCTGACCaaaaaccattctgtgttgattTCTTCATGTTACCACAAGTCTTTTGAAGATGATGAAGGCAGTAGAAAATTGCTTATTTTGGAAATGATGTCTAAAGTAAATCTGCCTGCTTGTGAACTGTTACGTTGCTTCTTTTCAGGGTCTGTATGACGTGGAAGATGATGATGAAAGTGTCTCTCCCCTTCCTAGCAAACAGATGAAGATCACCACCACAAACAGTTTCCTTCACAATGTGGTAAGGGATGATCTGAACAGTCCCCACTGTGCCATACTCATACTGAGTAGATGGACAGGCTGCAGTTTTACAGGGTTTATGCTCTTTTGAAGTATGTAAACAATGCTTCACCCTGAGATGTTTATTCTGTGCCCCGCCTTTCTCTTTGTGCCAACACTTCCAGTGCTATTTTGGGAACAGATTCCCTTTTAGGCTAACTGTGATTTTATAGGCCTTTTGCAGCCAGAATGTGTGCTCTGTCCCTTGCTGCTAGGCTCCTGCATGGTAGCTTTTGTCTTTCTTGTTGGGAAAGTGCAGTGTACCTGCTTCGTAATTGTTTGACAAGGCAAGCAAGGGATGCTTTCTACTGCTTCTATAGGCTGGACACCAGAGCAGGAAATCACTTGCCATGCAAAATCACAGTTGGCAGCCTGATGTTTCTGAAGAATTACTGCTGTTTGCACTAGGGTAGCTCCATTTTTCTTGTGTGTAAATGAATGGTCTTTGTGTACATTTTGTTAAATACTTGAGAATTATTGGACACCTttgaaaaaaagttgttttttgaATTTGAACTGCACTGGTAATGTTGATTTAAAGAGCATATGAAATTTAAGCATGGTGTAAAAAGTGTTCTTTTGCAAGGGAAGTGCTGTTTTGAAGtaaacatgcttaaaaaaaacctctcaaCTTCAAGACAAAATTCAACTATACTCTTCAACACTGCAGTGGTTTTGAAACTGTGGAGGACATGGAGTTCTTAATGCTATCCTGTTGGTGGTGCTTGAAAAAGAGGGCCTACTTTTGCAGCCTACAGCTCTCATGgttattttgttctcttctctcATAGGCTGGGCTGAGTGGCAATAAGTTCTCTCTGTCCAAGACTGTTCCCCTGACTAAAGTGGTCCAGAATGATACGTacacagctcctcctgcacctCCTTCCCCAATGAGGACAAAGGCCTTGACAAACATGTCCCGAACCTTGGTGACAAAGGAGGAGCCTCCAAAAGAGCCAGCACCTGTTGAGGTGAGCTCAGGGAAGTTGGACATGCTTGTTAACAGAAGCCTCTGAAACATCTGAAGTTTGctgtttgttggttttctgAGTATTTTGCTTCTGCCAGGCTCCCACTGCTAACTCTGGGGCTACAAGCTGATAGCTACAACCTGTCCCCCAAGAATTAAAAACTTGTCTGAACATCTTCTTCTCTGATGCTTGAGAGACTGGGAATTCTCAGACAGTGTATCGTACTTCATTCTTCTGTCTAGCATGGGAGTACGTGGCATGAGAGGAAACAGGGAAGATGCTACAGGAAGATAGCAGCTGTTATTTGGACACCCTTTGGTGAATTCCGTGTACCTAGGAATAATGCTTTAGCACTATTAGTATATCTATCTTCTGCTGTTAGCAAAGATCAAGATTCTTCCAGACATAGCTTCTTGCTGTCTGCGCCAGAACTTCTCAGGTACTTTGTAGACAACCTGCCTGGAATTGCTTTGCCAGACTTCCTGGTGCTGGGTACAGGTGTTCTCAGACAGGTTGAGTTCAACAAGCTCTCTAGAGGCCATACTTGAGGTTTGCTGGCTGGTTCAGAGTGTAGCCTAGCTATGCTCTTAAAATGAGGGACAGTCTGGCATAACTCGTGTATATAGGAAGATTAACTTAGCGTTACACTTGGAAATGGGACagaaaaattacttcagaaacAAGTTAGCACGAAAAAGAAGCTCTCTTTCATTCTCAGATGATCTGGGCTTTTCCGAGCATCAATATTTCCCATTACTGGCTACAGTTTTCTCCTTTATGTATGTATACCGATTTTCGTAGGCATCCCTGTAGTGATTTTCATCTGCTGTGATGTCTGATTGCTGCATTTCTGACTTGTGTTTATCGTGTTGGCAGCTGGCCTTCAGTCCTTTGGAAGGTACAAAGATGACTGTAAACAATCTGCATCCTCGAGTCACTGAGGAAGACATTGTTGTGAGTATTGCTTACTGCGTTAAATCACTTTATGGTTAATGCAGTGAGGAAAGATATGATGTGACTTTGCTTTACTTGTAAAAGCAGGCAGTTTCCTGCTCTGGGGGTGGGGTAGGCTGGGtttttcacttatttaaaaaaaaaaaaaactggactCAAGAAGGTGGTAGAAAAGGCCATTCCTAGGGTGTACTGACGTACCTGATATCACTTAAACTTCATGCCTGCTGATGTTTAGTGTTTTCCTTGAACTTATACATGGGTGCAAATTACCTAGGTGCTTCTGTTCTCAGCAGGCAGAGAACAAACGTGGTGTTTGTGTGCCCAAGTACAGAGCCTTAAACATTTTGGCTTGTGTTGGTGGCATTATGGAGGTTTGTCCGACCTGTATTACTAATGCCCAGTACTTAGCCCTAGCAACCACACAAAGACAAGTTCCAATGGTCAGATTCTGCCATGTGTTTACTGAGGAGGAGTGGGAATGTAATTGGGAAACTGAGCCTTTCTCACCTATTGTTCCAGTGGTGCTTCTTTTGTGACCACAGTCATGACTAACCCTCTGCCCCCAGGAGTTGTTCTGTGTGTGCGGTGCTCTGAAGCGAGCCCGGCTGGTGCACCCAGGAGTGGCTGAGGTAGTCTTTGTGAAGAAAGAAGATGCAATCACAGCATATAAGAAATACAACAACAGATGCTTAGATGGTAAGTTTGAGCAGGGTTACACTGAAGATGggtaaatgaacaaaaaatgttttctacttCAGGAGagagtttaaaaacatttcagcgCTCCTGTGCTGCCAAGAGGAAATGCCAGAAAATTGGTTCAAAAGCTGGACAATATAATGCATGTTGAATATGTGCATAGTTCATTTACGTAACATTCAGAGAAAATCTTTTCCCAAAAAGAGAATGCTTAAAGAGAGGCAGGCTGCCAGCGATTCCGTTGTTTTGACCTCCAGATcaaatttctgttatttctaacCCAGTGCCGAGAGCTAGGAGGGAATTAATTGTCTTTAGGAGGGAATTAATGCTTAGAGAGAGCTGCTTGCAAAGTACAAGTAAAACTCGTATCTGCAGAAGTCTTGAGGTGTAGTCAAAGGCATTTTGAATGAGACTTACAAAACAATTGCTGTCAGCTTCTCTGTAAACCTTGAACAATGCACTTCTTGGTCTGgatatatttgcattttgttaCAGACTGAAATTAGCTGTTAATTTCTAGCTGGAAATGGGTGCTGCTTCTTTCTCCAGATGAGTGGCAAGTTATGAATATCAAATGAAGAACAGACAGCTGAGAATAGTAGATTATTGTGCATCTATAAGGGCTTCTCACCAATATGTACTTGTTAATCAATGCAATTCTTCATGTGGCAGTGAGTGTTTCAGTGGCTCATTTGCCACTGTGATTCTGTAAGAAAGGATATCAGCTGTTCCTTCTTGTCGTTCCTCAACATGTGGAATCTGTTGCTTGCACTACTGCATGATGTATGTGGTGTTTTCCAAAACTGGGATCCTAAGATGTGGACTCTGTTTTTGTTTAGGTCAGCCAATGAAATGTAACCTTCATATGAATGGAAATGTCATCACCTCAGACCAGCCTATATTGCTGTAAGTGTCCTTTGGATAGGGGAAAGAAGCAAGTGTATTTTCAGGTTCTGTTCTGAGGAGAATCTAAGGGGATGGTAGAAAAACTGTTGGCAAACTGTCCTCAGAATATTCTCCTTATCTGTGGCTCTTTGTTGAGTGCGATGTTGCACTACATAATGTTCTCAGCACTGGGATTCAAAATGAGCCTGAAATCAGGAAGTTCTTGTGTCTGAAAGTATGTTTAAAACATCAGTTTTTTATAATGTGAAGGGTGAACGCTGAGAACAGCAAATACGGGCATTGtgttaaattttcttttctaatgagAGGTTAAATGCTGTTTGTATGCGTTTGTTTAATCCTCCAGCCGATTGAGCGATACCCCTTCTgtgaagaaggaaggggaaCCCCGCCGGTCAAGTGCAAGTGCTGCGTCAAATCCCCCAGCTGAGGTGGACCCTGATACCATCTTGAAGGCACTCTTCAAATCCTCAGGGGTCTCTGCATCTGTGCAGCCCACAGAATTCAAAATCAAACTCTGAGAAGGGGCAGTGAGCAGTGGACTGGAAAACTCATTTAAGTTGGGGAATGAGAAAACTGCAGGAGTGCAGATTTTTGCATTTGCCTGCCTTGAagatctttttgttttctatgaTTGCTACCTTACTGTACAGTAGTgtttccttttgtgtgtgtactttctgttttcatagtTGGAGTTTtcttccatgatttttttttttccccaagagaaTACCCTCCCCCTTCTGCCAGTAATGATATTACTAAGCATATACCATGTAACTCCCTCCTTTACTCCAAAGCCCCTAGTGGCCATTAAAAGTGCACATAGACTTTGAAGGAAGGGTTGGcaatctcttctcttctgacctacttttaactaaaagatGCATTCTCTTGATTTTCATCATGCAAGAACAGTGCATAGTTTCTAAGATTTCCACACTGGGTACCAAATTAAGTGTGGTTGCATATGGGAATTGTGCCATCTTGCACCTTGGACTTGAATGCATTTAATTGCATACGGTTTGATTCTGactgctgaatatttttctgctcGGCAGCTGTGATgttgagaaaatacatgaaaaactGAGTTTCCCACTGTGTATATCAGCCCATGGAAGTATCAGGCAGAATGGACATAAGCACAAGCGTGGCACCCATTTTGCACCTGTTGTGCTATGGGAGGGATCCTTCAACTCTGGTAGTACTGAAGGTGGGGGCAAAAAAGGCTCTGGCATTTGTATAATGAATATATTAGCCCTTTAGGGTGAGTGGAgttgctttctcctttctggtCTGGAAAACAACCAGGATTGTGTATGGAGCTAGAGTACATCCTGGTGTTTTGTTCCCAGTATACTGTATTGCATCTTCCTGCTAATGCAGggacatatttttttcttacctccTGACTTAACCGGTCTCCTTTTATGAAGAGAAAGGAGCTGGGGCCTTTTTCCAATACTAACATGTAAGCAGTCTTCACTTGCCTAGGAGAAATCACTTTCTCAAGAGGCATATTATATTTGGGCAATGTTTGGCTGCTGTGCAGGCCTGCAGCTTACATAGGTGGGTTTGGAGGATGATTGCTGTGCTTCCTTGCTGCAAGGAGAGATTCTGGAGGAGAGCAGGTAGTGCCCTGTAAAAGACATTGGAGAGGAGTGTTAAGCATGTTGCGTGCTGAGCAACAAGGACGCTTTGGCCCATGAGCATCCATGATGTGCCACAGGCCACTAGGTGGCACTTCAGTACTTTGTCTGTACAGCATTTTGTCATGGATGTTTGAAGTCCCGGTAGCTCCATTTGTTTGTATTAGTTCAAAttataagagagaaaaagaaagagccaCTGCCACAGTCTGGTTGGGATTTGAATTTGAGCCTTAGAGCTAGAAGACAGACCTAACCCATTCTGTTCAGGTCTGCTGAACTTCAGTGAACTTTCTGTAATCATTATAGGTCCAGATCCCAATTCTTGGTCaactctgtgtttcttttgctttcttattctgTATTAACTCTTTGCTCTATCTAGCTGGTGCAAACCATTCCTTATGTCACGCTGTCCCTCTTAGCCATGGAAATAACTGGGGACTtgacaggacttgtttttttcagattattCTCTTTGGTTTGGAAATTTAGTAAAACACTAGTATTGGTAGGGTGCTTCATGTGACCAGCAGATGTTTGTAAGGCTGGGGTCTTAAGACAGCTGTTGTTCCCCTTTCTTAGATCACCCACCAAACAAttgtgttttaataaaaatcggggggagggggagaaatgTTAGGGCTGGAGAAGATTATGTATTATCTGTTTCTGAATAAACATTTGTTATACAGAGATTGGATTCTAAGCCTTTTTAGATGATGTGAAGCAACTGAAAAATCAGTAGGTAAGAGTTCAATATTGAATCAagtatgctttttaaaaaatataaaaacttcAAATCTCTGATCTTGCTCCTGGTTCAGTATTACGTACCATAGGTAGCTGGTAGTGTGAAGGAAGAGCAAGAGTATATGAATAAGAAAACTGACACTTGACTAATTTTGATGATCTGGATTAGCTGATTGTTGTTGATAGGAATGATTTGTCCCCCCGCTTAGCTCTAATTTCTTTGTCACATGAAAGGAATGGCAATTTGTTATTGGCAGTCCAGTGACTTtaagaagtaattaaaaaatatattacagcTGTGAAGTCAGAGTATCCACTCCAGATAAAGTGGGGTACTTTCATTATCAGCCAGATAATAAAAAGTTCAGGCTGTGAAAATGTGAAGACTTACACTTACACTTAATTGCATATCTCGTCTCTTCTGAAAGAATGGGGAGACTGAAGCctatttttcattaattgaTTTATGTCCATTACAAAAGTCAAATAGCAAGAAAATGCACTTCATAACTCACTGTTCAGTCATGCATCATTTGAGTTACCTGTGATAAATTACGGTGATATTAACATACTTCCTTGGAAGAACTTGTGCTCTGTTGTCTAGCTCTGAtctgtgcagtaaatattttcttttaattcttcaaGTCAGAGATTGTCTAAACACTTCTCTATGATTTATCCTACAGCAATGTCCTGGTGTGCAGTGCTCTCCTGTTCCTACAGTCAGTTAGCTCTTTAAAGTCACCCAAGCCTTCTGGCTCTTTATAGAGTGGCTTGATTCAGGAGGAACTGAGAGAGAAACCTGCAGTTATTTCTAGGCTTTTTCAAACAGTTCACCTTGCAGCTGTCAAACTTCTTCTTGCTGTCCTGGAATTACAATGCTAATCTTGTTCACATTCTGCTGAGCTCACCTACCACCTTCTGACCTAACATCCGTGCACATTTGCCCTTATGCAGCATGGCTTTATATATAGtgtgtttaatttatttttattatttctaggCTGTTAAGAGATTGTAAGCTTGTGTGTGAAATACTGACTGCTTGTACTAACACAATATGCTAACAGGAGAGGTAGGTGGTAGGTAATTTGTAATAGTTTTTCTCtatttccctttgcttttcaaGTATGCTGCCTTTTCAAGTGACTTAGAAGTTCGCCTGGTATAGCTCTTGCATTTACCATTTCCTCTGATAACATTCATTAACTTGGATATCTGTTTGAGTCAGCTGTCCATATTATTTCTTACTTTCACTAACCTTTCACCTCGTACATATGTCTTGATTCAAGATCTTTCCAAGTGTGCTCTCTTCCATTCCATCATAAATATAGTTTCTTCAGTAAaggttcttttatttttcctgattgACAAAAGTCTTTAAGAATAGTTCTTACTGTTCTCTTTTAGTGTTTTTACGTGTCTTTTTAACgtttcttctttt of the Gallus gallus isolate bGalGal1 chromosome 1, bGalGal1.mat.broiler.GRCg7b, whole genome shotgun sequence genome contains:
- the POLDIP3 gene encoding polymerase delta-interacting protein 3 isoform X1, with the protein product MADLSLDELIRKRGVTVKGRLNTRPVFGGIRSRIGIQQNILSRSSPAVNFQRTFDARQKIGLTDARHKLGVKDAREKLIQRDARFKIKGKVQDAREMLNSRKQQSVAAEKVTKVVDAREKISLKRNTPAAISPTMGTVNPAVKITKTIQKAPVVPGHPHPAGMRINVVNNHTHKQGLYDVEDDDESVSPLPSKQMKITTTNSFLHNVAGLSGNKFSLSKTVPLTKVVQNDTYTAPPAPPSPMRTKALTNMSRTLVTKEEPPKEPAPVELAFSPLEGTKMTVNNLHPRVTEEDIVELFCVCGALKRARLVHPGVAEVVFVKKEDAITAYKKYNNRCLDGQPMKCNLHMNGNVITSDQPILLRLSDTPSVKKEGEPRRSSASAASNPPAEVDPDTILKALFKSSGVSASVQPTEFKIKL
- the POLDIP3 gene encoding polymerase delta-interacting protein 3, with the translated sequence MADLSLDELIRKRGVTVKGRLNTRPVFGGIRSRIGIQQNILSRSSPAVNFQRTFDARQKIGLTDARHKLGVKDAREKLIQRDARFKIKGKVQDAREMLNSRKQQSVAAEKVTKVVDAREKISLKRNTPAAISPTMGTVNPAVKITKTIQQKAPVVPGHPHPAGMRINVVNNHTHKQGLYDVEDDDESVSPLPSKQMKITTTNSFLHNVAGLSGNKFSLSKTVPLTKVVQNDTYTAPPAPPSPMRTKALTNMSRTLVTKEEPPKEPAPVELAFSPLEGTKMTVNNLHPRVTEEDIVELFCVCGALKRARLVHPGVAEVVFVKKEDAITAYKKYNNRCLDGQPMKCNLHMNGNVITSDQPILLRLSDTPSVKKEGEPRRSSASAASNPPAEVDPDTILKALFKSSGVSASVQPTEFKIKL